The proteins below are encoded in one region of Pirellulales bacterium:
- a CDS encoding lysophospholipid acyltransferase family protein translates to MLISAAPEVISVGLLATLVILVPLAGIIVYMRQYRLTFLQGFLLGLNAILNRLRWRTRVNRPMPIAAGQGAVIIANHRSGFDPVFLQIAAPRLIHWMVAKEYCVSRSLGWFFRGVEAIPTGRAGIDTAAVRQAIRLARAGALVGMLPEGRINETNELLLPGRPGAALVALRARVPVIPCYISGAPYNGSTIGPLFMSARVQVIVGDLIDLSEFYGREKEPGVTVELTKRFLKEIARLAGAEDFEPQVAGRNWKPEELIDHGGEDKPAEQLKRPA, encoded by the coding sequence ATGTTGATCTCCGCCGCGCCCGAAGTCATCTCCGTCGGCCTTTTGGCGACGCTCGTCATTCTCGTTCCGCTGGCTGGAATCATTGTCTATATGAGGCAGTATCGGCTGACGTTCTTGCAGGGATTCCTGCTCGGACTCAATGCGATCCTCAATCGGCTCCGTTGGCGCACTCGCGTGAACCGGCCGATGCCGATCGCGGCCGGGCAAGGCGCCGTCATTATCGCCAATCACCGCAGCGGCTTCGATCCCGTGTTTCTCCAGATCGCGGCGCCGCGGCTGATTCATTGGATGGTGGCGAAAGAATACTGCGTTAGCCGCTCGCTTGGCTGGTTCTTTCGCGGAGTGGAGGCGATCCCCACCGGCCGTGCCGGCATCGACACGGCCGCGGTGCGGCAGGCGATCCGTTTGGCCCGCGCTGGCGCACTCGTCGGCATGTTGCCCGAGGGACGAATCAACGAGACCAACGAGTTGCTCTTGCCGGGCCGGCCCGGCGCGGCGCTGGTGGCGCTGCGGGCTCGAGTGCCGGTGATTCCCTGCTACATATCCGGCGCGCCCTACAATGGCTCAACGATCGGCCCGCTGTTCATGTCGGCCCGTGTCCAGGTGATCGTCGGCGACTTGATCGATCTGTCCGAGTTCTACGGCCGCGAGAAAGAGCCGGGAGTTACGGTCGAGCTGACCAAGCGGTTCTTGAAAGAAATCGCTCGCTTAGCCGGCGCCGAAGATTTCGAACCCCAAGTCGCCGGCCGCAATTGGAAGCCCGAAGAATTGATCGACCATGGCGGCGAGGACAAACCCGCCGAGCAACTTAAGCGCCCTGCTTGA
- a CDS encoding YfcE family phosphodiesterase — protein MTLLGIVSDTHGDIVRTRAAVQMLECLEVAAVLHCGDIGTPEIISLFAAWPTHFVFGNCDHDRQTLARAIENAGQTCHGTFGQLDFEGVRIAWLHGDDAELLEETIAGGDWNLVCHGHTHVVRQEQRGNTLVLNPGAVHRANPHTIATIELPDRIVNVVGI, from the coding sequence ATGACGCTTTTAGGGATTGTCAGCGACACGCACGGCGACATCGTCCGAACGCGCGCAGCAGTCCAAATGCTCGAATGCCTCGAAGTCGCAGCGGTGCTCCATTGCGGCGACATCGGCACTCCCGAAATCATTTCGCTCTTCGCGGCCTGGCCGACGCATTTTGTCTTCGGCAATTGCGACCACGACCGCCAGACGCTGGCCCGAGCGATCGAGAATGCGGGGCAAACGTGCCACGGCACATTCGGCCAACTCGATTTCGAGGGCGTGCGAATCGCCTGGCTGCACGGCGACGATGCGGAGTTGCTTGAGGAGACAATCGCCGGCGGCGATTGGAACCTCGTCTGCCACGGCCACACGCACGTCGTGCGACAAGAGCAGCGGGGAAACACGCTGGTGCTAAACCCAGGCGCGGTGCATCGAGCAAACCCGCACACGATCGCCACGATCGAACTGCCGGACCGAATTGTGAACGTCGTCGGGATTTAG